DNA from Aphis gossypii isolate Hap1 chromosome 3, ASM2018417v2, whole genome shotgun sequence:
CGAACAAGAAagtgaatattattgttattattgaattataaaaaaatatatgttatatcaaATAAGTTTACGtattctgtaatattataaaggcaTTGAATAATGATCTGTGACGGTCAGTTTATCAGCCAGTCGGCAGTCGGCCCTCAGCCACTTCATTAGGGGAAAGAATCGCTCATTGTAGAAAATTTACTATTCGGAAAATCGGAAGTTGTCATAATCCCATTCCGTCCAATATAAATCAGTGATACAACCATGGTAGTATAGTTGTACGTCTGATCAATGACCGAGGTATTAACTGTTTACAGCAATAAAGTTTCTCGGCGAATATTGCCGTCAGCTGATAATTGGCGCACTAGATTCGTTCAACAGTCGGTCGTGGTTGGTCGACCGTCGACGTCATTTCTTATCGATTGTCGAGCAGGCGACCGCCGGGCGCCGATCGCGGATCAGTTTAAACAGTTTCATCGGTCGAGTGCTAGCGTGGGCATTGGATATATTGCAATCTACGAACAGTAATAACTGTCACGTTGACGTCAACGATAACATCGCGGAAtagaaataattcaaatccaaataggtaggtaagtggttataacttacaacttactataatatactaattatactgTGTACGCCGTACGGGTGCCGTCCTCCCGATaacagtattaatattttacatttttttcacgcTATAACgaaaaaatgacaaattaaTTTGCAATAGTAAAATCACTGACATCATTAATTAGTGAGTCAGTGCACTCCACTGTTCAGTCGGCTTTGACTTGGTGTCCAGTGCTGTAACCTGTTGACTACTGACTACTATTGCGTTCCGATTCCTGAGGTAAGGACTAAAAATGGTTGAATTGCAACTGAAAtgtcaatttttagttttaatattaatttgattatttctaTTGTTCGCTATTAATCTGTATTCTATACTTCGCATTTTGGATAGTGTCGtcgtataagttataaattgaatcaatcatttttttttgcaatggTTTTCGGAAAATACGTCATGTATTGGCGTGTACTCAGTTTCCGGCGTTTCCCAActcaaatgtaaattattcaaatgcgCGGTTTTATAACGCTAATAAATAACACTAGGTATTTGTAATTGGAAATAGAtgctttgtatatttaatgccAAGATGatctgtatataattaaacgtaTAGTTTTGAATAATCTACACTATATTAGGGTCATCGTAACACTACTGCTTAGTCATCAAACTTCGATCAGGTTTGGTCTTAGTTAAAAGGCTTGCCTCAGCAAATTCCTTGTTACCCAAGTTGCTGACTGAGTGATAATttcatagaattattatacataaagaaaaacaactaatacacactattatacacatattatggaCATATAAACCTCATTGTCTAAATGTTATtggttactattattattaaaatggatAGATGCAAATTCAAATTGTCACAGGAGGATGGCATATTTTTCGGTTGTATTTTTATGCggaatttttatgtttgtatagtGGAAATGTCATAAACTTTTGAATGTctgagttttatttataaaatacgggccgtgttccaaaaaaaaaataaaatagaatagagTAAAATGAgtgataaaaagaaaaaaccgaTCATTACTGtgtacaatgatttattttatgataatttcgGGCAGttcatacctacctactgtCCAGTATTCACAGTCATAAACATTGTAACAGTTGTAACACTAAAAACAAATGCGTgtgcaaaattttttataagcatatatttaaaatatatattatatatagtagaaGTCGCTTATTAGGAACAtggataattaatacaatcgtgttattgaaacaaaatgtCCCGGGACGGACCGGCcgtatattagaatattgaaaataagtagGATTATTGAAACATCACATAGgttatttgaaacaattagGTGAATAAATACCGATTATCCTGCGATATCCAATGCACTTAAACCTTATCTTTGCTATCTGTAATGATATGTTCACATATCATGATTgtacatttcttatttttattaaataaaataaataacggcTGAGTTGTCgctcacatattataataaaccccAATAAACATCTTAAATAACTGATAGAATgaacgatttatattatttggtcacgtaggatattatacatagtcgCGATAGTGTGGCACAACACATGTGACCTATTTAGTGTGCCGCCGGAGACAATGGATAGTCCAGTAAGGGTCTCTGTAGCTAGGGATAAAGACAATTTCTTGGTAACGTGGAGACCTTTGATGGAACCGCCTGCGACTCTGGCTGGCTTGACTAAGTCGTCTCCTCTCATCAGTGCATGAGCACCCTTCAAAGAAATAAGTGCACGAGTATCATCCAAAGAAACCAGTGCAGAAGCACCTAAAACCACCTAAGACACCACAACACTATATTGTGAGTGACAACTGGACCGTTTCCCTTTTTCTCAAATCGAAACCAAACAGTGTTACTTTATTTCAATCTGAGTGTTTAAAGTACCTTTATCTATATTCTTATTACGCCAACTGCATATTCAAACAGCTGCGAATAAGGTAAGGTGCATGCACAtcgatattttacatataacagtttttattttattaaatttattataatttaataattaatattaatactacaaCGGTGTACTTGATCATTCTCGAATCACGACCTCGAGAACCCTCCGACGATCAGGAGGAAAGTAATTAcgcgaatttaaaataattcataatatatgcgGCATTCATTCAAGGCTTGTGTCCCTTGTGTTTGCCTAGTGTTTACTTAAGCTAAATAACCaccacatataataataaccaatatacATAAcccaatgtttttaattatattaatatttttatacatattattgtataattatttcttttcttttatttttgcgttatTACATATCGTAACGTTTATTTTCACCGTACTTTATCGtaagtacatataaaaatgcTATTTCTGTAAGTATCATTTGTAGTTCAGTTTTGGCGTACGTATGTAAAGATAAACATAAAGGTACGAAAATATGGTCATGGAGTCGActcaaaaaaacaaactttaatagacactattttaaataatatagtaaaatatattcatacatacatagttaaatatacatacacattacacatacatagacacatatttaaatatacatacatatatttagtgcataattttcattttcttttcaTAGTACAAATCAAAACAATCACTTATTGGAAACAATCGGTTAATTGACATATTTCACCTTGGTCTCAAAGTGTTTCTAATAAGCGGCttatactgtattttataaaaataacattcggATTCCcccaccttttttttttatataaaaaaaaaataataatatttttcactattttattagttatggtaggtaacataattaaacataggtttacatgatataaattaaaattaaagtaaaaaaaaattttaatgaaatgaaattcaaattaaatcaaaatttctgTAAGTAAGCTTTATGCTAATTTTCGCTATCAAATCATCGTTTAAACTaacttttattcattaaaaccattattaatagtttattattttttttttttggtttaataactatttactagtgcagataatttataacattttgtatttgtatatttgtgttgcataattaaaaaaatagtaaagtaGTGAGTACCTATGATACTAAACTACctaggtaattttattttatacataaatgtatattttgtgttatttttaattatcaaatactttttttaatgtcttcttatattttgtataaattaaaaaaaaattactaattttataaatacttttctaaattttttttttgtgttacctaaaaaaatgttaataacagTTAAGATTagttaagatttaaatatatatatattaaatatattatattttactaatttaatttaaatattatagtgtaaataTAGTAGCTACTAGCTATTAATAcgtcttataaaaaattatattttctaggaTATAGTTTCATAAGAATTTCGTTGAGTGTCaggaaattaaaatgtattctacaCCAAATGTAGCACAACCACCACCAggtaaaaactataatgtaaaaaacaaatataatttttttttaagcaaacaattagattagtaatttttatgctgattttaattttagtaattaattattttatataaattaagtttggtttgttaaattttttatttacttattataacttaatacgtcttataagtatataatcaaataaagaaaaaataattgaggtaaatcttattttttagaatcttCTCAATACCATTCATTAAAAAACCAGAACCCACCAGCttataatcaaaatcaatatCCACCAACTGGAAATCAAAGTCAATATCTACCAAGTGgtaatcaaaatcaatatCCATCAGTTGGTAATTAAAGTCAACCGTATCAACATGaccaatataatgtatataaatatcaaccaCAAATTGTAGCACATCAAAATCAAGGATATTCTGCAATTCAAAATCCAAACTACCCACCTCCATATTCACAGCTAGGTCATGAACAAGTTATTCAACATCAACCCGGCGCTTATCAACCATCTCTTCAAGTGGTCGCTGGTAAGTTTTTGcacagtttaataaaaaaaaaggtgcgTGTTGTACACGCGTATAAAGAGAAACTACTTTATTAAgggtacgaaaaaaaaattagtgacGTGACTAATAGGTTGGATTAACAGTTTGGATCCATTCACTGCTGACGACATGTTTAAACCCAGGCTTATTGCTTGTGGACTTTTTTCGATATATTGTTAGCATTACTCAGGATGCAACACGTGGAGGTCATACATCTATAGTATCCCATACATTTATAAGAATGTTCgtctattttttgaaaataaatatgaccTTCTGAATCCTTTAATAGCGATATGTGTGGTGTACAATGTAAATCCTtaagactatatttttttttctagaaaataataattttgtttctataataacaataacgtaCGTATCGTTCGAGAATTTCAATCTGATCAGCCGGTCACgtgactaaatatttttgtcatatcCTCAATGAAGAAGTTTCACTTCAAAACTTAATTCTTATttgtaattagtttaaaaacaactaaattAGGTAATGCGTATATCCAtgcattttctaataaaatatatttttaatctcttTATGAACcagttgttttttgtttaaaaaatttaaatcttataatttaacagaTGGTTGGATGCCTATTCCTAGAGTTATACCACAAAACTGTCCAAACGGACTTGAGTATCTTTCAACACTTAATCAGTTACTTGTTATACAAAAAGTGGAAGCTATAGAAGGTAAAAagtgaaataaatgtattagcacttactatttaaaactaagaattaaaaaaaatacatggaaACTATTGgttgcaaataattttattattctattatttttaatagattttgaatcatttaaagaattataaatattttatagacggCAATTgtggaaaaattgaaaattagatatttactttaatattttgtatgaacTATGTTATTTTAGCCTTATTGGGGTTTGagacaaataacaaatttacaattaaaaatagcgCTGGTCAAAAAGTGTTTTATGCTGTTGAGGATACTGATTGTTGTACACGGAATTGTTGTGGACCATCAAGACCatttgaaatgaaaattttgGATAACTATAGAAATGAAGTTATTCATTTATCAAGGCCCTTAGCATGTCAATCCTGCTGTTTTCCTTGTTGTCtacaggtaaaataatattttatgttaataagaaTTACTGGAATTATTTAGTCGTAAAGCAAGTTACACACAAAGACAAAAAAGATAAAactgtgttttatatttttttaaacaatttaaatagttcTGTCCATGGTGGAAAAGttgaatttatgttttattttattattgtttactcttattatatttgcataataatGAAGAATggagataaatataaataaatatttgtttaataaaaaaacaacacacgCAATTTATTTGACTAgttggattattattaattataggatTCTCCAAATTTGCAATATATGTGggataaatagttaattttaattttttcaacaaaatatgcatattgaaaaaaaaattattatataatatttgaagtatTCATGCatatatttacagtttttattttcagtttatGCACACTATGTTTgaatttaagattattaaatctttatgaaataaaatcaaaatagctCTCACTTAGAAATAATTACTGATATCAACTAAGGAAAAATAAAGtgctttaatttcaaattttgattgtttACTCAAAATttgttctgtttttttttttattattattaaactgtaaaTCTCGTGgcttataatgattattataacttataatttatttgtgctctacagattatttttaattaatttaaaattgcataacAGAGAATTGAAGTATTTTCACCACCTGGGTGTTTGGTTGGAACTGTTGAACAAGATTGGTCTATTTTAACACCAATATTTACTATCCGTAATGCAGCTAATGaagaagtattaaaaattaaaggacCAATATGTCACTTTAGTATGTGTGGAGGAGATGttgaatttaaagtaattcttaatgttttttaaatcgactacctaagtattttacttaacatttaatatagagaataagaattttatattttagtcacataattataatgtttttcaggTGTTAtctaaagacaaaaaaaatttagttggCCGTATTTCCAAACAATGGTCTGGACTTTTGAGAGAGATGTTTACCGATGCCGATCACTTTGGTATATCTTTTCCTATGGATCTTGATGTTCGTATGAAAGCCGTTATGCTAGGAGCTT
Protein-coding regions in this window:
- the LOC114129067 gene encoding phospholipid scramblase 2 isoform X3; this encodes MYSNPNAGPPPPGFSQYHPPQNQYPPAGNQNQYPPAGNQNQYPPTGNQSQYPPIGNQNQYPPVGNQSQPYQHDQYNMYQHQPQMPAHQNQGYPAIQNPNYPPPYSQPGYGQVIQHQPGAYQPSPQVVADGWMPIPRVIPQNCPNGLEYLSTLNQLLVIQKVEAIEALLGFETNNKFTIKNSAGQKVFYAVEDTDCCTRNCCGPSRPFEMKILDNYRNEVIHLSRPLACQSCCFPCCLQRIEVFSPPGCLVGTVEQDWSILTPIFTIRNAANEEVLKIKGPICHFSMCGGDVEFKVLSKDKKNLVGRISKQWSGLLREMFTDADHFGISFPMDLDVRMKAVMLGACFLIDLMFFEM
- the LOC114129067 gene encoding phospholipid scramblase 2 isoform X4 — translated: MPIPRVIPQNCPNGLEYLSTLNQLLVIQKVEAIEALLGFETNNKFTIKNSAGQKVFYAVEDTDCCTRNCCGPSRPFEMKILDNYRNEVIHLSRPLACQSCCFPCCLQRIEVFSPPGCLVGTVEQDWSILTPIFTIRNAANEEVLKIKGPICHFSMCGGDVEFKVLSKDKKNLVGRISKQWSGLLREMFTDADHFGISFPMDLDVRMKAVMLGACFLIDLMFFEM